GCGAACCCGGTGCTCCTGCGCAGCGGAGACGTCCTCGACCTCGGCGATGGTCAGACCCTCGCCTTTGAGAACCTCCCCTGATGCTGGATCACAAGGGACCGCCTCCGGTCATCTCCGGGTTCACGTACCTGGAGAGACTCGGAGCGGGAGGCTACTCCACGGTCTACCTCTTCGAGCAGCACATGCCCCGCCGCGAGGTCGCGGTCAAGGTCATGAACGCTGACGTGGAGGACAAGACCGCCTCCCGCTTCGAGTCGGAGGCGAACCTCATGGCGCGGGTCTCCTCCCACCCGGCCATCCTGTCCATCTACGGTGCGGGCGTCTCCGCCGATGGCCACCCCTTCCTGGTCATGGAGTACTGCCCGCCGCCGCAGCTGGGCGCCATCTTGCGCCAGGGTCCCCTCAATGTCGCTGAGACCCTGTCCACGGCGATCCAGATCGCCGGAGCGGTGGAGACCGCTCACCGGGCCGGCATCGTCCACCGGGACATCAAGCCCGCCAACATCCTGTTCACCACGTACCGTCGTCCGGTGCTCTCGGACTTCGGCATCTCCGCCATGAGCGGCCCGGAGGGGACCGAGGAGCTGCGGGGGATGAGTGTGCCCTGGGCCCCGCCCGAGCAGCTGGTCGGGATGCGCTCGGCCAATCCCGCCTCCGACATCTACTCCTTGGGGGCGACCACCTTCGCGATGCTCACGGGGCGCAGCCCCTTCGAGACCGACGGAATCCCGGATGTCTACGAGCTCTCCCGCCGTATCGTCAAGGACCCCCTGCCTCCGCTGGGGCGCCAGGACGCCCCGCCGTCGTTGCACCGCGTGCTGTCGGTGGCGATGGACAAGAA
This region of Actinomyces oris genomic DNA includes:
- a CDS encoding serine/threonine-protein kinase; the protein is MLDHKGPPPVISGFTYLERLGAGGYSTVYLFEQHMPRREVAVKVMNADVEDKTASRFESEANLMARVSSHPAILSIYGAGVSADGHPFLVMEYCPPPQLGAILRQGPLNVAETLSTAIQIAGAVETAHRAGIVHRDIKPANILFTTYRRPVLSDFGISAMSGPEGTEELRGMSVPWAPPEQLVGMRSANPASDIYSLGATTFAMLTGRSPFETDGIPDVYELSRRIVKDPLPPLGRQDAPPSLHRVLSVAMDKNPDSRYPTALAFARALQQVQAELDLPITTVDLFQEPDKAAKSARRPSHDETDTATKMGVFNQVDVTSEHIAMRVEPDGEDKGSSSDSEAGETGRPNRMRGVLTGLLVVAMVAAVVAAIVVSQNQDKQKKPNNPIATIAPQPDANPLQASVPMVGDIVGEAQGDGTVKFSWGEPETNWSGSYLYRVKLPDEETELDSVRTNEVVVDAQPARTCLEVTAVRADGKASPAKTACVDTP